The genomic segment AATTTTCTATTGTTGCTAAATCACGGATTCCACCGCCTACCTGCAAAGGTAATTCTACTCTATTCACAATCTCAGAAATGAGATCTAAATTCTTCGGCTTGCCATCCAAGGCTCCATCCAAATCAACAATATGAAGCCTGGTAGCCCCTTTAGCAGCCCATAATTCAGCCATCTCCAGCGGTTGACCATAGACTGTCTTCTGGTCAAAGTCTCCTTTATAGAGCCGGACACATTCTCCATCTTTAATATCTATTGCCGGAATAACCTCCATTATATCAACTCCCCAAAGTTTTTCAAGATCTTAAGTCCCTGCTTACTGCTCTTCTCTGGATGGTACTGAACAGCATAAACATTATCCTGTTGAATACTGGAGACAAACTCCATTCCATACTCAGTAGTAGTGGCAATTACTGACTCATCTTCCGGTACTACATAATAGGAATGAACAAAGTACTGAAAGAAACCTGATTCCAGATCCTTAAATAGTTCTGTCTCCTTTTCCAATTCAAGCTGATTCCAGCCCATGTGGGGAATCTTTTTATCCAACTCAGCAGGAAATTTGACTACTTTACCCGGAATAATATCCAGCCCTTTCTGCTGGCCCCATTCTTCACTAGTCGAAAAGAGCAAATGAAGGCCCAGGCAGATACCTAAAAAAGGCATTCCCTGCTCAATTACATCATTGATTACTCCAATCAGTCCAGCCTCTCTTAGATTATCCATAGCATCACCAAAGGCACCGACTCCCGGCAGTACTACACCATCAGCCTTCGCTATCTCTGCTGGATCAGAAGTTATTTCAGCAGCAAATCCCATCTTTTCAAATCCCTTTTGAACGCTGCGTAAATTTCCCATGCCGTAATCTATAATCCTGATCATTATTAACTACTACCTCCCTGCTACTCTAGCTTATCTTTGGTAGACATAACTCCAGTAATTCGCTTATCCTCTTCTACTGCTTCACATAAAGCACGGCCAAAGGCCTTAAAGGCTGCTTCGATAATATGATGCGTATTCTCTCCAGCCAGCTGGCGGAGATGGAGATTCAGACCACCATTCTGGACTACAGCTCGCATAAACTCTACTACTAACTCGGTATCAAACTCGCCTACTCTGTCCCGTTTCAATTCCAATCCATAGGCTAGATAGGATCTACCGCTTAAATCCAGTGAAACTGAAACTAAAGCCTCATCCATAGGTACATATTCAGTTCCATACCTCTTAATTCCTGCTTTATCTCCTATCGATTTATTAATAGCCCGTCCTAAACAGATACCTATATCCTCTACTGTATGATGAGCATCAATCTCCAAATCGCCATCTGCTGTAAGCTCAAGATTGAATAGGCCATGTTTACTAAACAGCTCCAGCATATGATCTAAAAAAGGAACTCCTGTATCTACTTTGCTGCTGCCGTCTCCATCCAGATTTAACCTAAGTTCAATCTCAGTTTCTGATGTCCGGCGTTTAATCTCGGCTTCTCTCATTTAAATCTTCCTTTCCTTACTTAATCTTCAAACCTAACTCTAACTGAATTAGCATGGGCATCCAGTCCTTCCACTTCAGCTAACTTGATAGCTTTATCCTTTACTTTGGCCAGTCCTTCCTTCGAATAAGACAGAATACTGGACTTTTTAATAAAGTCATCCAGATTTAAAGAAGAATAGAAGCGGGCTGAGCCTCCTGTCGGTAGAACATGGTTCGGTCCAGCTATGTAATCACCGAGCGGTTCAGCCGTATTGTGGCCTAAAAAGATTGCTCCGGCATTTTTGAGCTTACCTACTAATTCAAAAGGCTTATCAACAGCAACCTCCAAATGCTCAGGAGCAAAGCGGTTAGTAATCTCTATTGCCTCAGTTAGATCATCAGTTAAAATAATTGCTCCGTAATCCTCAAGAGCCTGAGTAGCTATCTCCTGGCGCGACAATTCAGCCAGCTGCTTTTTAAGCTCGACCTGTACAGCTTCTGCTAACTCTTTCGAATCAGTTACCAAGACTGATGAAGCCATAGGATCATGTTCAGCCTGGGATAGCAGATCAGCCGCCACATGCTTAGGAACTGCTGTATTATCAGCTAAGACCAGTACTTCACTAGGTCCAGCCAACATATCGATATCCACATATCCGTAGGCTAACTTCTTGGCCAGAGTAACATAGATATTCCCCGGTCCTACTATCTTATCTAC from the Acetohalobium arabaticum DSM 5501 genome contains:
- the hisH gene encoding imidazole glycerol phosphate synthase subunit HisH; the encoded protein is MIRIIDYGMGNLRSVQKGFEKMGFAAEITSDPAEIAKADGVVLPGVGAFGDAMDNLREAGLIGVINDVIEQGMPFLGICLGLHLLFSTSEEWGQQKGLDIIPGKVVKFPAELDKKIPHMGWNQLELEKETELFKDLESGFFQYFVHSYYVVPEDESVIATTTEYGMEFVSSIQQDNVYAVQYHPEKSSKQGLKILKNFGELI
- the hisB gene encoding imidazoleglycerol-phosphate dehydratase HisB, with the translated sequence MREAEIKRRTSETEIELRLNLDGDGSSKVDTGVPFLDHMLELFSKHGLFNLELTADGDLEIDAHHTVEDIGICLGRAINKSIGDKAGIKRYGTEYVPMDEALVSVSLDLSGRSYLAYGLELKRDRVGEFDTELVVEFMRAVVQNGGLNLHLRQLAGENTHHIIEAAFKAFGRALCEAVEEDKRITGVMSTKDKLE
- the hisD gene encoding histidinol dehydrogenase, producing MIKLINTNEAEVDDKLEDILTRSSFDDPEKMETVEEVLNDIQANGDEAVLKYTAKFDGVEFSPEEMLVTEEEIKAAYKQVDDEFLAALETAIENIEDFHRRQKRESWMNVDDDGVVLGQVIRPLESVGLYVPGGTAAYPSSVLMNGIPAKVAEVDEVIMVSPPDESGEMNPYTLVAADKIDIDKIYKVGGAQAVGAIAFGTEAVPKVDKIVGPGNIYVTLAKKLAYGYVDIDMLAGPSEVLVLADNTAVPKHVAADLLSQAEHDPMASSVLVTDSKELAEAVQVELKKQLAELSRQEIATQALEDYGAIILTDDLTEAIEITNRFAPEHLEVAVDKPFELVGKLKNAGAIFLGHNTAEPLGDYIAGPNHVLPTGGSARFYSSLNLDDFIKKSSILSYSKEGLAKVKDKAIKLAEVEGLDAHANSVRVRFED